The Mangifera indica cultivar Alphonso chromosome 8, CATAS_Mindica_2.1, whole genome shotgun sequence genome has a window encoding:
- the LOC123223236 gene encoding probable beta-D-xylosidase 2, translating to MPHRTTITSSFFLLSLTGLLLGVSSLAREPFACDPKVAMTKTLPFCQVSLPIQERVKDLIGRLSLKEKVGLLVNNAGAVPRLGIKRYEWWSEALHGVSNVGPGTKFGGDFPGATSFPQVITTAASFNASLWEAIGRVVSDEARAMYNGGIAGLTYWSPNVNIFRDPRWGRGQETPGEDPVVAGNYAVSYVRGLQGNDGERLKVAASCKHFTAYDLDNWNGVDRFHFNAKVSKQDIEDTFDVPFRMCVKDGNVASVMCSYNQVNGIPTCADPKILKNTIRGQWRLNGYIVSDCDSVGVYYDTQHYTSTPEEAAALAIKAGLDLNCGPFLGVHTENAVQRGLVSQADVNNALMNTITIQMRLGMFDGEPSAQPYGNLGPKDVCTQAHQELALEAARQGIVLLKNHGPSLPLSHPRHRTIAVIGPNSDVTVTMIGNYAGVACGYTTPLQGIGRYAKTIHQQGCKNVACADDQSFAAAIDTSRQADATVLVMGLDQSIEAEQRDRTGLLLPGRQQELVSRVAQASRGPTILVLMSGGPIDVSFAKTDPRIVAILWAGYPGQAGGTAIADVLFGTTNPGGKLPMTWYPQEYIKNLPMTNMAMRSSPSKSYPGRTYRFYKGPVVYPFGHGISYTNFVHTVASAPTVVAVPLRGRLRFGNVTVSGKAIRVTHAKCKGLSLGIQVDVKNIGSKDGSNTLLVYSTPPAGHWAPHKQLVAFEKVHVAAGTQQRVGINIHVCKFLSVVDRSGIRRIPMGEYSIHIADTKHSVSLQAAPLGVIKS from the exons ATGCCTCATAGAACCACTATCACTTCATCTTTCTTTCTGCTGTCTCTCACGGGTCTTCTTCTGGGTGTTTCCAGTTTAGCCCGGGAACCATTTGCTTGCGACCCAAAAGTTGCAATGACGAAAACTTTGCCGTTTTGTCAGGTATCTTTACCAATACAGGAAAGAGTGAAGGACCTCATTGGAAGGCTGAGTCTGAAGGAGAAGGTTGGGCTGCTTGTGAACAATGCAGGAGCAGTTCCACGCCTTGGAATCAAACGATATGAATGGTGGTCTGAGGCTCTTCACGGGGTTTCCAATGTGGGTCCGGGAACCAAGTTTGGTGGGGACTTTCCTGGGGCCACTAGCTTCCCACAAGTCATCACAACCGCTGCTTCTTTCAATGCATCATTGTGGGAAGCAATCGGACGG GTTGTGTCAGATGAAGCAAGAGCAATGTACAATGGTGGCATTGCTGGACTTACTTATTGGAGCCCAAACGTGAACATTTTTAGAGACCCAAGATGGGGCCGCGGGCAGGAGACACCCGGTGAGGATCCTGTGGTAGCCGGTAATTATGCTGTTAGCTACGTTAGGGGGTTACAGGGTAACGACGGTGAGCGGCTGAAGGTAGCTGCTTCTTGTAAGCACTTCACAGCCTATGATCTCGATAACTGGAATGGCGTAGACAGATTCCACTTCAACGCTAAG GTAAGCAAGCAGGACATTGAGGACACATTCGATGTGCCATTCAGAATGTGCGTGAAAGATGGTAACGTAGCCAGTGTTATGTGTTCATACAATCAGGTTAATGGTATACCCACCTGCGCTGATCCTAAAATACTCAAGAACACCATACGCGGCCAATGGCGCCTCAACGG GTATATTGTTTCAGACTGTGACTCTGTTGGGGTATACTACGACACTCAACATTATACATCAACGCCTGAAGAAGCAGCTGCTCTTGCCATTAAAGCAG GTTTGGATTTGAACTGTGGACCTTTCTTAGGAGTTCACACAGAGAATGCGGTGCAGAGAGGGTTGGTGAGTCAGGCGGACGTTAATAACGCATTAATGAACACAATTACCATACAAATGAGGCTTGGCATGTTTGATGGAGAGCCATCTGCACAACCATATGGGAATTTAGGTCCCAAAGATGTGTGCACCCAGGCTCACCAAGAGCTTGCACTCGAAGCTGCCAGACAAGGCATTGTTCTTCTTAAAAACCATGGCCCTTCATTGCCTTTATCCCATCCCCGTCACCGCACTATTGCTGTCATTGGTCCTAATTCTGATGTCACTGTTACTATGATTGGTAACTATGCTG GAGTGGCATGTGGATACACAACTCCCTTGCAAGGAATAGGGAGATATGCCAAGACAATTCATCAACAAGGTTGCAAGAATGTAGCATGCGCCGATGATCAGTCATTTGCGGCAGCTATTGACACTAGCCGTCAAGCGGATGCAACGGTTCTTGTGATGGGGCTTGATCAGTCCATTGAAGCAGAACAAAGAGACAGGACTGGGTTGCTTTTACCGGGACGCCAACAAGAGCTTGTGTCTAGAGTTGCTCAAGCCTCTAGGGGCCCGACTATTTTGGTCTTAATGTCTGGTGGACCTATTGATGTATCGTTTGCCAAAACTGATCCACGAATTGTAGCCATTCTATGGGCTGGGTACCCCGGCCAAGCTGGAGGCACGGCCATTGCTGATGTCTTGTTCGGAACGACCAATCCTG GAGGAAAGCTGCCAATGACATGGTACCCACAGGAGTATATTAAAAATCTGCCAATGACAAACATGGCCATGCGATCCAGCCCATCAAAAAGCTACCCTGGAAGAACCTACAGATTTTACAAAGGTCCAGTTGTGTACCCATTCGGTCATGGAATCAGTTACACAAACTTTGTACACACTGTAGCCAGTGCACCCACCGTGGTGGCTGTCCCCCTACGCGGGCGCCTGCGCTTTGGGAACGTAACTGTTTCTGGCAAGGCAATCAGAGTTACACATGCAAAATGTAAGGGGCTCTCATTAGGCATTCAGGTGGATGTGAAAAACATTGGTTCCAAGGATGGTTCTAACACATTGCTAGTATACTCCACACCACCAGCAGGGCATTGGGCGCCACACAAACAATTGGTGGCCTTTGAGAAAGTGCATGTTGCTGCTGGAACTCAACAACGAGTTGGAATTAATATACATGTATGCAAATTTTTAAGTGTTGTGGATCGGTCTGGAATTCGAAGAATTCCAATGGGTGAATACAGTATTCATATTGCCGATACAAAGCATTCCGTGTCACTTCAAGCAGCTCCTTTAGGGGTGATAAAATCTTGA